In bacterium, the DNA window CGTAATCGATGTCTGTCTTTTCCAGCAAGCGCACGACATGGCCGTGGCTGGCGATGATGGGAAAACAGGGTTCCGCAATGCTGTGCTCGCGGCCGAGGGCGATGATAGGGCGGTTGGTGGTTTCGCTGACCACCACCTCTGCACCGAGTGCGCCGAAATAGCTGCGCCAAAATGGAAAGCGGTCATAGTAATAGAGGGCTTTGGGCAGGCCGATGCGAAGGCCCAATCCGTCGGGCCCGGGCATATCCTGATTCAGCAGGCCGGTGTAAAGTCTGATTAAGTCGGGCAGCACGGTGCGCTGGACCGCGCTGGTTTTTTTACGGTAGCGGTCTGAGCATTTATCCCCCCAAAAAGTTTTTTCACCGTTGACCGTGATCTGCTGGATCTCACACTGATTGGAGCAGGCCTTGCAGCGAAAGTGGGTGAGGGAGAACTCGGTCTTCAGTTCCAAGCCGTAAAACCGGCTGGGGTGATTCTGCTGCACCATATGATCGCGCGCCAACAGGGCGGCGCCGATGGCGCCCATCACGCCGTTATGCGGCGGCACCACGATGCGTTTGTGCAGCACCGCTGCGAACGCTGCGGCCACTGCTTTGTTATAGGCGGTGCCGCCTTGAAAATAGATCTTTTCACCGATCCGCCGGTCGCGCACGACCCGGTTGAGATAATTTTGCACCACGCTGAACGCCAGACCGGCGGCGATGTCTTTTTTGGCCACACCCTGCTGCAGATAAGCGGACACATCCTTTTCCATAAATACAGTGCAGCGTTCGCCCATTTGCACTGGAGTCTCTGAGGAGAACGCCAGTTCAGCGAACTCGTCGATGATCGAGATGCCCAGCTTGTCCGCCTGTTCTTCGAGAAAGGAGCCGGTGCCTGCGGCGCAGGCCTCGTTCATGGTAAAGTCAACCACCACGCCGTTTTCGATAGCGATGAATTTAGAGTCCTGGCCGCCGATCTCGAAAATAGTATCCACGGCCTCGCCGTATAGGCGATTGGCAATGAACGCGGCGCCGGTCTTGTGCGCGGTGATCTCGTCGTTGATTGTATCCGCACCCACCAGTTCACCTGCCAATTCGCGGCCGGAGCCGGTGGTACCCACGCCGAGCACGCGCACCCGGTCTCCCCATTTTTCCTTCCACACGGCGAGCTCCCGCTGTACGACCTCCACGGGCCGGCCCTCGGTGCGCGTATAGATTTCATCCAGGACCCACCCCTGGTCGTCCAGCAGAACCAGGTTGGTGCTCACGGAACCGACGTCGATGCCCAGATAAGCATCCAGCCGGCCTGTGGCTGGTTGCGGTCGGGACGGAGGCTGGGCGAAGATGACTGAATCCATGGTCAGTTTTTCCGGCCGACAGCTCCGGTCTTCGTTCAACGACACGTGTGTTTTATTTTTCAGTTTTCCCGGATCAAAGGGCACGGCGCCGGCCAACGATGCACATCCCAGAGCGGCGATGAACGCATGCTCCGGCGGCACAATCAGCTCATTCTCCTCCAGGTGCAACAGGCTGCGCATGGCCTGCACCACGCCGGCATTGGCCGCCACGCCGCCGACAAAGGCTACCGGCGGTTCGATGGTTTTGCCGCGGAGAATGGCGCCTTTGTAATTGCGCACCACGGCTTCGCACAATCCTTT includes these proteins:
- a CDS encoding CoA activase: LHPRDYKPMDPCAQITPQIGLDVGSVEAKLVLLCPRRPGADLAGRFERVRPFGSGWLLAGRTPVRGNPEQAAQILLELVCSWPEPLHILITGSHGRTLCSRMQAPLINDFKAIGRGVAALLPQVKTIFEIGGDHSRYLRIRLNNDQGEPTIVDYERNGDCAAGTGSFIDQQAQRLRYHIDEIGPLVLSSNIAANIAGRCSVFAKSDMVHAQQRGYSPAAIFKGLCEAVVRNYKGAILRGKTIEPPVAFVGGVAANAGVVQAMRSLLHLEENELIVPPEHAFIAALGCASLAGAVPFDPGKLKNKTHVSLNEDRSCRPEKLTMDSVIFAQPPSRPQPATGRLDAYLGIDVGSVSTNLVLLDDQGWVLDEIYTRTEGRPVEVVQRELAVWKEKWGDRVRVLGVGTTGSGRELAGELVGADTINDEITAHKTGAAFIANRLYGEAVDTIFEIGGQDSKFIAIENGVVVDFTMNEACAAGTGSFLEEQADKLGISIIDEFAELAFSSETPVQMGERCTVFMEKDVSAYLQQGVAKKDIAAGLAFSVVQNYLNRVVRDRRIGEKIYFQGGTAYNKAVAAAFAAVLHKRIVVPPHNGVMGAIGAALLARDHMVQQNHPSRFYGLELKTEFSLTHFRCKACSNQCEIQQITVNGEKTFWGDKCSDRYRKKTSAVQRTVLPDLIRLYTGLLNQDMPGPDGLGLRIGLPKALYYYDRFPFWRSYFGALGAEVVVSETTNRPIIALGREHSIAEPCFPIIASHGHVVRLLEKTDIDYVLVPNAINSETEFPQTESWFCPWGQTLPLVLKNSLTDEEWRRRLLAPVIRFRDGEASVEASLFDMAKKFGISRKRHRQAVRWAFAAQRAFQREIQEAGRQALQTLRQNRRPAIVLVGRSYNLYDPGLNLNIPAKLREAYGIDVLPMDFVPFQGIDISAWHENMFWNYGRKILQTAAWMAEQKDLHLIYLTNFKCGPDSYIKHFVRDAVGAPYLTLQFDEHSNDAGALTRCEAFLQSKGILTGASRSMVSSPPASPAAEGLKNSRKSHA